DNA sequence from the Epinephelus fuscoguttatus linkage group LG2, E.fuscoguttatus.final_Chr_v1 genome:
AACCAATCTATGGTGAAGGCAGCAACGGTAAGTGGGGGTCGCCcacacttaaaaacaaagcCTGCTCTTTCCTCTGAAGgtaaaagtgtttgtgtttttcatccCATGAGCTCTGTGCTTTCTATATTGTAGGCTACTCATAGCTACACAGTATGTAAAGGTGTGCCTATTTCGCATATTGCATACTGTATATTAGGTGGCTTATCCTGTAATGCCATTCTGTGAACAAATGTTGAAGCTCTAACCataaaaaaatcactgttttttttttatccaacaCTAATAATTTAAGGTTCGGTCAGGGTCACAGCTTCTACTGGCCACTAGCAGGTACTTACATCTTCATTAACGTGTCCTTATTGTTTCCAATATCCACTTATTTGCTTGCAGCAGTTTTATTCCCAGTCAAAGAGCCTCAACAATACATGGGTTGCACATAGGCAAAGGATCATAATAATACTGGGGTTCATTCTTGTGGTGAAATGCAAACCTGTCCCACAGATGTGCATTTCTATTAAATCCATCTACAGATGTATAATTAACTCTGTATTATCTGACCTGTTGTAAAACTATCAGAGGGGTTGATCCTGGTGATGAAAGCTGTTTCTGACAGGTTCATCTCTACTGCTATCTTCTGATACAAGTCATCACTCAGTTCCtgttagaaacacacacacacaatgcataaATATACACTTTCACTTGTGACGTAATTATTTCAAACAGAGGTGCATGCACATAGATTGATAGATTAAAAACATGCCAGGGTGCTATAACTATGCGCTGTTCATTTTACAATAAATTATATAACATGAGCAATAAAACTGGCAAACTTTACTCACtgaaaatttccctttaatcaaTAAATGTAACAAGGAGCAAaccaccaaacacacaccaaaagcAACAAGCTGAAGTGTCTTTAAGTCGTAATGCACGCCGCCATATGCTCCTCTGCATTATGACATAACTGCACAGTAATCCTTACTCACATGCATCAGTGGACAAATGGCCGCAGGGTTTCCCTTGAAAGGTAAATTAGTGAAGGCATCCAGAGTGAACACTTGAATTTCCATTATGTTCTAAATAGTGAATGACATAGGCTTAAAAAGGTCTCCAGTGAGGACATGGGCTTTGACACAATCAGTCCACTGCTGTCTATGGACTTTACACCCAATCTGTTTGGGTTTTATTTCAGGGCCATACTGCCAACGAAGTGCTGCGAAGCGCAgtgcaccgaaattctcgcgcgagcccgttcacatcagacgcgcatttctccacgccggtcGACAAGCacttctgctcccagctgttatCTCCGTCACATTTGAATCAGTCTAGACCAGGAACCCCCACACGAAAAACGGGGTTCGTTTTCAAGACATTCATGCAATGAACGTCTTGGTCCAAGGCTAGATTTGCAGCCAGTGCTTTCAGCGGCATGACTACTGTTAGACGCTTAACGTGTTGGAAACGAGTTTGTTGCTGTCATATGTGGAGGTACAGGACTTTAGATCTGTTTCCTCATATCAAATAAGTAAATAATAGTATagagccccctcactctgacatctctccaatctgtgcatgtataggtcctgtttgtgcatgtgtgtgtctttcggacctgtgtgtaattgacaagcaagagtgaacacattgaatttcccctcagggggattaataaaggaaataactTAAACataatataacaaaaaaaaaaaaaaaaaagttaatgaaGTACTGGGGTTGCCAGACAATTCAAAGTCCTTTTTGATGAGTGTGAAATCTACATTTTCAGGGATCAAATTTTCTTGCAATTTCCAAACTGTATCCAAATCATGCTTTTGTAGATGATCATTAATTAACAGCATGTTTTTAATCTGCCTGTCTGAATGCAACAACCTCCTGAGGCAGCGAAATTCTcgctgtatatatatatatatatatatatatatatatatatatatatatatatatatatatatatatatattatacacatattatacACAGGATGtccctatggtattttacaatCTTAATTATTTGTTTGGATAAAACTTTAAGATATAACACGCGTTTACACTCCTCCTCCCATAACTCCTCCTCTTAAAAgaagtttatttattattttttattgtaacGTCATCTCTGTTTTTGCTATTAATAATAAGTCGTTATTAAAAAGATAAACTGTCCAAAcggtcatgattttttttttttttttttttaaaccccgTACCCAAGTCTCGCGATAACATACCTGAGCGGGTTTGCTGGAAACGGTAGTGACACCTGAGGCTCGGGACAGGAGCAGGAGACCGGGGACGAGAGGCGACTGTGAGAtaatttcactgttttcagACATTTGTCACTGTCGTATGACATATATCTGTCCGGGGATATATTTTGATGTCCCTTGGCGGCGCACGGCCGTTGGGAATTAAACTAGTCTGCCCTGTACGTTTGACCGCTGTCAGTGTCCTACAGTTAGCCGTAGCCGTTAGCCTGCTAACTGCTAATGTgctcaagctaacgttagcacgtCAGCCTGACAGCAGAGAGACGTTAGCATCTTGAGGGAACCCAGAGTCCAGGCTGACAAATATCCTCCTGTGGCGACCTGCAAAGAAGTAACTTAACTAAAGAATAGATAAAGTCTGTTCAGGATATGTTTGGAAATGTCTTAGGGAGTCGAAGTTTAACTGTGGTTACCGTAGCTAGCAGAGCTCCAGGTTTTACCAACACTTTGAGATACAGTTGGAAGGAGGAAGTAATAAACGTTAGCTTGTATGACTGCTGTGACAGCTGCAGGGACCCGCATTATAGAGCTAAATTATCGGATATTTCCTACTGAGGTTATGTTATTGCATACTGTTTATAATCTCGGGCACGCTGTTTTAGTCTCTGACATGTGTTTGGTTTCCTATAGACTGCGAAACTTGTTTATAACACCGTTGTAAGCTTCGTGTAGAAATTCTATGGTGCTGTTGATGTCTGTCAATTATTTGCATATTTCATAGTTGATTGCTCTGGTTATTATGTACCTTACTCATAAAACACAAGTCTTTTATAATCTCTCATCATTAAAGTTAGCTATTGCTAGAccataaagacatttttaaagcaaCTTGTTAAACGCATATTTATTAAAGTTACCTGCACAGATAATGCTCAAGTGGGCCCAGGACTCCACAGTGAAGTGTGCTAGGAGGTCAGGGGACACTGGAAGCACAGTGTTTTTAATCATGATTATGATGGGCGAATTGTATAAAAGTATTATTGACAGTAATTTGATGTGTGgctgctgtgttgttttgtctgtggcAGTGAGGATGTCTTTGAATGAAGAGGGTTATGTGGTTCGAATCAGAGGACTACCATGGTCCTGCACGCAGGAGGAGGTTGCCAGTTTCTTCTCTGGtaagaatacacacacattatcttTGCAGCTTGAGGCATGAAAGGTTTTAATAAGTTTATAAGTGCATTttagtgatttcagggctgcACTGCAACATCATTTTTTGGTTGTCTAGGTTTAAGTGGAATTTAGCTGGCCTCATAGACATTTGATTTGTTTCCAAGagtcctctctccctcctacaGCCTCTCTTGTTATTAAGCACAGAAGCAACCTGTGGTTTCAACTTTTTCTAAGCTGTTACctcatttttatgtttcaaaTTTCATTAGAGAGAATGCTGTAAGGATCTCAGGTGAATCAGAGAATGATAGTGATCGTTTCATTTTATTGGATCCATTCGTACCCTcttttgtgagtttttcttttatgacaggaaatgtttctgtgtaGGCATCCTTTTAAGGTAAACTCAATCAATCTTACTCCTTTACAGACTGTGACATCGTTGGGAAAGTAAACGGAGTGTGTTTCACCTACTCTAAAGAAGGCCGTCCCAGTGGAGAGGCATTTATTGAACTGAAAACGTCAGAGGATTTCAAGAATGCCCTCGCCAAGGACCGTAAATACATGGGACACCGATACATAGAGGGTAAGCAATATAAGCGATCACAGCAGACTAATGTGGCGGTGGTTGTTTACTTATGTCAACTTTCTCTCGGAACAGTTGCTGCATTATATGAAATTATTGATAGAAACAGTTAAAGGTCAACTTACTCTGTTGATGTTGTCTCATCAGTGTACTCTAGAGATATTGTTTCCTTTTTGCTATGTTTGTAAAAGTTTCTTGGCTCACCTGTGTTCAATTACCCATACAAATAGACATTTTCCAGCATGcgttgtgtctctgtgtgtgcctgtgataTGCTTTAAACCAAActccaatgaaaaaaaatcattttttaaattgtcctTTCAGAGTTTGACGTGCGTGTATTTGTgcccatctgtgtgtctgtcttagTGTTCAAGTCAAACCGTAGTGAGATGGACTGGGTGCTGAAACGTAGCGGTCCTGCTGACTATGACAGTTGCAGCGGCTGCATGCTGCGACTTAGAGGCCTTCCCTTTGGCTGCAGCAAGGAGGAGATTGTTCAGTTCTTCTcaggtacacacacatttaatctTTTGTAACCTTATGGAGTTGTACTGATACTGCACCATTTATGTTAATCTGATGGATAGTTTTTCTGATACATTGTAGTTTTGTAGGGTTTTTTTGGACTGTCAACACCAGAGTGTAGGGTGCCAACTGAACTACTGCTAgcatttaaatatgcaaaaaagTTTCTTAGCCTGAGGTGCAAAACAATCAAATGATACAAAACCACTAAAAGAAATGTCAGATGCACATAGGCTTTGCATACATTTTACTCCTCACTCAGTCACTATCTAGGTATAGTGCTGTTTCACGTCAAATGAATCCATAGGCATTATTAAATAAGGCCAAGAAATAGCTCTAATGAAATAAGTCTAAGAAACACTTCTAATAGTTCTGTTCACTGTTCCAAGTCTAATGGCCCAGGTACTGAAagttatactatgcaggatttttctaaaaacattgtagagtcatacaaaagtaatcccctCAATCATCACAGATGACCCACTAGACTTATGCCGCAGTGTATttctctgcagagactctgcccatTTTTTTCCGTGTTGGGGACGTTTATGGGTGTGTTGGGCTTTAAACAAAGGTAGCGACCAactgccagactgtaagcagcaggcatacAAGAGACAAAGCACCAAACAATGCAAATATAGCCAGGTGAAACCAGAGTGAATCTgcggttggcttttactttcacttttgctggcgagtgtgtttaaaaacagtaacCAGCAATCCTGCTTAGTATACCTTAAAAGCCACAATATGTAGAATTTCAATTTGAGAGTAGCATTTAGTTTAACATTATTCTAATGCCAAGTTTGCACAACAGTAGAACATCGTTCAACCTTACATTTACAGGCTCTGTCATAAAAAGTACCACGATATCAGGAAATAGGACTTTGACTGATTCATGAAAAAGTCAAATTACTGCCAACTGCACTTCAGACTGATTTCCACTTTGCAGATCGACCCCACAAACACACCCCTCGACATAAGCTTGCACTTACCTTCAAAGTTCATCAACAGATATGCCGTCTAACAAACGTTTAACattatgtttttacattttggatttctcTCATATTACAAAGTGGTATTAATTTGACTTTGAGCCAGCATGTCTTTGTGTCATGGCCCAAAGGCCTAATGTATGTTTGTTCTCGTAGTATAGTCATACTGTGTTTACCAGTTAGTCCTTGTTATGAATTGTGAGTATGCCCCTTCTATGTTAGTGTTATGTTCACACTTTGTTTAGCATGTGTGTGCAATATGACCATAACATCATGCCTCCTAAAGggatgaattaaaaataaaagataggATGGGCTGGGCTGGTTTGGCTGAGGGGAGACAGTCCCATGACACTGATCTGGGGTCAGTACTGTGATTACGCTCACTGGCAGACTTTATCTAAGATAATCAACACTCAAGAATTATTACAGGCCAGTGTCACTCAACGCtaattagtaataataattttgCCAGTCACCTAAATTCAGTTgtgaagagatttttttttgtctgcattCACTTTAATTTTATAACATATTCAACCCTCTGAGATGCCCTTTTTTAATACAATCTAATCAAATACTTCAGCTGGTGTTTATCACAGTTATGACATTTATATTAATCCTGAAAGCTCCAGTGATGCAGTGGGTATTGTTCTATCTATTCTACACATCTATCAGTCTACCTACCGACCTATGTATTTATGTGTGCTTGGGTTAAAGGGTTGAGAATCGTGCCAAATGGGATTACTCTGCCAGTGGACTACCAGGGGAGGAGCACAGGGGAAGCCTTCGTGCAGTTTGCCTCAAAGGAGATAGCAGAAAAGGCTCTGGGGAAACACAAGGAAAGAATAGGGCACAGGTGGGACAGACGGGAAAGGGACGGGCTGGACTGGGTTGGGCTTCTATTGCAGTATTTCATGGGTGGTCATATTAGAGTAATTATGGTATTAATGGGATGGGCTCTGTTATGGTTGAATGATAAGCATGGGATGGTGTGCTAGAATAATTATGGTAAAGTGGGTAAATTAATTGGGTGGGTCATGTGatatttattaaaatgataatggCATGGGTTTAATGGGGTTATGTATTGTAACAATGGTGACATGTTGAATAATGGGATGAAAGGTTATGTATCTGATCTGTACATTGAAGGTGGTGTGAGTATTTTATGCCATACACAGTTTTGCTGTTAGTCGTTAAATACCTGGAAGCTCTGTTTAACTGTGTTAGAGCAACATTTGGGTATATTAGATCATTTTTATTGGCACTTCCTTACATCCTTTTATACAGTTATTTTACAGATAATTTACTGTGCAAGAGGGGATTAAGTGTAGATGTATAGCAGAGGTCAGTCAAGGCAGCCTCTCCCATTAAATCATCGAACATCTCTGCAGTTCTTAATATTAAAATGATCAGTGCATCACCTAAAAGCCCTGTAAAGATTCTCCCTATTGTAAATACTAAGGTGAGATTGGTGTAGAAATCCTTAACTACAGCCCTAAGCCCAGTTAATGATGAGAATTTGTTGAGGTTGTTCAGTCATTCAGACACCCTGCTCCAGGTTAAAACTACTTAGACCACTATttagaatatttgtcttatgtTTGTTTATCTTATCTCTCTGTTAATTATATCTATGTATGTAACCTGAGGTAAGCCATTTCTACTCCTTAACCCTCTCCTCTGCCCCCCTCCACCTCATGGGCCTTTCATTTTGCAGGTACATAGAGATTTTTAAGAGTAGTCGCAATGAGATCCGAGCCTACTATGAGCTTCCCCGGCGGGGAATGGGTGGTCAGAGACCAGGGCCCTACGATAGACCCATGATGGGGGGTGCCAGAGGAGGGTTTTTTGGGCCCGGGCCTGGCCGCGGAGGGGCTCTGATGGACACCATGAGGAGCGGAGGGGGCTATGGAGGAGGTAAGATGAGTTCTGTGTTTCTGCAACACATGAGTATTTGTGGCTGCAAAAGTGTACTTGGTCAGTGCTGTAGACAGTAGAACAAAACGATGATGATTAATTATGCAGAAGcctgttttttcagttttctatGGTACTCTGAGCAGTAAGGCAATACTCACTAATGCAAATACATCCAAAAACTTGGATTGGGTTGCAAACTCTGTTTTCTGCCGGAGggttcaggtttctttgctggtGTTGCGTTGAAGTCTGTTCCCCCGTCAATATGTGTTTCCTGTATCAGACAGCAGTTGGCTTTCGTGTTTCAGAGATACCTAATCTAGCTCACCAGGCATTTGTTTAAATCTCCGGTTTTAGGGAAATGGACAGACATCGCCCCTCTCAGAAGAGGattgtgaaaacacctctctgtTGACAAACTTTTCACAGTTACAAGTCAGAGGattcaaggtcagacatttaaggggacataaaaataagaaaaacatttttttgagtgGAGGGGAACTTAAAACATGGTAAGGATGTTTGTATGTTCTAGCTTGTAAATGTCTACTTTATTGTTCAAGTGTCATATTAGTCAATTCTCACAAAACAATTGGAACAGAAGAATAGAGTACAGCTTAAACTTCCCAACCCTGCATAACCAACTGCATTGTCACTTGGCAAAACTCAGTATGTACGCAGTGAAGCTGGCACCCAACCACACACTACATAGCAAAGTCTGTAACAGGTATAAAACTTTGCCCCGCCTATACAATGCTTAGTGTCTGTGCCAACTGTATTTTGGGCATCAGTGCCTTTATTTCCTTTATCTGAGCCAGCAGGAAGTTGGACAGTTATTCAGTTCTGTTATCTTTGTTGAAAAGCAGTCTGTGATATGAAAGAATGAGCCCTGCTTTAattgtgtcatgtttgtctgtgtctaGGTTACAGTGGCTTTGACAGCTACAATGGCTTCAACAACTACTGTTTTGGCAATGGCATGTTTGATGAGCgagtgagaggagagaggggaggaagaggtAAAGTCCAACATTTATTTACCCTCCAAAGTCTGGCATTTAGAAATgctgaataaatatttgaaaccCTCTAATATATACTTTAAGCTAGGCATCCCTGCTGAAAGGCTAAAATGTCTTCCAGTAATTGATTAGTTTACATTTCTggtgttcatttaaaaaaaaaaaaaaagtctttcacATGAATTACCGTTCAGCACAAATCTAGAATTTTCTACAccttaacatttttaaattttaacattGTTCGTATGAATAAACAGAGTTAGGATTGGGTTTTGTACAGTAGCAGATTCTGACCTCATTAGAAGTTATATAAAGATTTCATGCATTAAACAAGAAACATTAATAACTTAAAAAGCATATTTACTTTTCTTTCCATTAAGTAAATGCCAAGTTGGTATGTATCGGATTACTTCTCTCTTCTACATTACTAAATGCTACCTTGGTAATCTGtggatttatttgtgtgttttggctcaGGGATGGGAGGACATGGTTACGGTGGTCAAAGTGACGTTTGTTCAGGCTTCCACAGCGGCCATTTTGTCCATATGAGGGGTTTACCTTTCCGTGCCACAGAGGGAGACGTCGCTAAAGTaagaacacacacgcacactgagACTAGGGGTttcttttataaaacagtgcatagGATCCGTTCTTAAAGTAAATGTTCTGATATGTAAAACCTTGCATACGCCTGTCAGCCTTATACCCGGCCCTCTGCACAGCCACATTCAACCTGAAATGGTCAATGCAAAGCACCTCATGAATGTTGATGCGTAGAAATGAGCCTGCTGATCAGTGAATCTTTAGAGTGAATCTTAACAACACCCGAGAGGAAgagcaagaaaaaaatgatttttctgACACAGAAATCGAGGTGCTTGTAGATGAGGTGGAGGTTAGAAAGCACGTATTTTTTGGTGACCACAACAGTGGTGTCATAAACAGAGGATAATACAGCAAGTTAcaacatgttgctgctgcagttaTTTCATTGAATTTAAACAACACTGAAtctgaaataacaaaataaaaaaagtgttCAGATCTAAAGGcggaggcaaaaaaaaaggcCACGTACAGTCAGTTGTAGTTTATACAATCCATATGTGTAAGATGTGCTGGGTGAGGTGACTGGAGAAGCCAGAGTATGTGTTTACAGAGAAAATATGTAATTATAAATTATCTGGGTCCTCACACTTAATACAATAGACAGTAAGATAGTGAAACAGGTGTTAAATTGTCTTCTGTGCTATTATAGAAAGGTCCTAAAATTGAACCTTATGATGTCAGTCTCATTTGGCTGTTTCCTATTTACATTGTCTTAATATTGTATGATAGGTTTGGTTAAAGAAGCTCAATAAGCTACTATATTTGAATAAACACTGAATGTTGACAGactaacaaaaaaaactttgtgacttcatgtatttaaatgtatgtgtgtttctttgttggTGTAGTTCTTCTCTCCTTTGAATCCACTGAGGGTCCACATTGATGTGGCTCCAAACGGCAAGTCGACTGGAGAGGCAGATGTGGAGTTTCGCTCCCATGAAGACGCTGTGGCAGCCATGTCCAAAGACAAGAACCACATGCGTAtgttctctctttttcctctttcctcagCTTGTCTGACCTCTTGTGGTAACGCttgggcagtttctattttttcataccttaaTACTGTCCTGACATTTTATAGGGTGTACAGGATATGACAGTATCAGTGTGTGGTGCTACCTCTCCCCTCCAAACTGGCAAGTTTGCTGTGAAGTGCAAACTCTCTTAGTTTTATCAGTCTTATAAATAAACAGTACAAACTCATGAAGTGACCAGAAAAGTGCAATCATACACCTTTTTCCTTATTAGACAGAGAAATACAACCATGCACCTGAATtccagtttctctctttcaccaaaTTAAGACTAACTTAATGGTCTCGTTAACCTGTTGTAAAACACACTATCTTTATGTGACTGTTTGCCCTGTCCTTGAAGACcacctgattttttttacaactaaTTACACAGTTCCTTAAGTTCAGCACAGCTacctattttttttcctcacacttAATTTaaacttgacagaaacaaaataaaattaaccaaaactgcCGTTGTTAGTCTTTTTTAGTCGTCTAGTTAGTTAGTcagttccaacaatcaccagctctggatTGGTTGCAATAAATCCTTAATTTACttagttagatgtgaaaatacgCTGTTTTTCCCTGCCTTCTCTCAGTCTTGTAACATTATCTCTCCCACTTGCGGTTGTTTGTCAGCGCAGCCGCCTGTTCGGTAGTAGAGACTGACCCTTGGTGGCGTGTGCTGGAACTACATTTAATACATCTGCAATACTGCCTCTCCATTTGAGGTTAATAGAAGATGAGCTTCTGTATTTCTGTTATTTCCAGATACCCCGCTATACGAGAATACTATCATACTCTCCAAGCCTActtgtgacatcacttttcaAGCTACATTACACAACATTTATGACACAAACTACCTGCTGACGAACAGCAGAGAAGTGGATCAGTTTCTATAGAAACAGAAGATTAGAACAAATTCACAGGCCCATCACTCAAACAGCCAGGGTTTTAAAAAGTTAGCtcttaattcattttaaagagCATAAAAAAATATCCTGGTATTTTTCATGACACTATTTTGAGATATTCCAGATTGTTATAGGGCTGTGCTGAATATCTTTTTTCTTAAGCTTCTGTTGAGGATTTTGAATTAAGCTTTTAATTTCTGtcatcatattttatgacatcaCCTTTTTCATCATCTTTAAATCAATAATAACTGAAGTAATTTACTATAATGATGTAAGAgtctaaacattttttttgtttattatggttgtataaatgtaatttattgtgcTGTTAGATTGCTGCTAGACTGCCATGGTAATACAGGTGCGTGCATCCCTCGGTGTGCTGCAAGCCAGGGAGCTAACAGTTCTTTTTGACCGCAgtgaaaaacttgttcatgaaAGCCCACAAATGGACTGATGAAGAAAATTAGATAAAAATATCTTGTGAATTTTAGAAATGATTACATCTatccttttttaatgaattttacCTTTTGGACTTCACAACTCTCTGGAGTTACTGGAAATGATTGGATCAAACAAGTCGGAAACAATCCTCTGCAGCCACCACCGGGAACTAATTCTACAAAAAGTTTTATACTAATAATATTACATAGCCTAATATTTATGTGCAACTTTGCAGAAATACTGGGTTATAACATAATTAAttgacatgtaaaaaaaaaaaaaaaaaaagaatgttgaTACAGAATTCAAATGTCAATGTAAATGAAGCTTCGAACTGCTTGGTGCAGCCCTAGATTGTTCTTAAACTGGGAAATCAAGCATTTCAGTTCACATCAAACAGCAGAAGAAACACAAGTTCTTCAATATGAATGATGGATTGATGTTTTTTCCACAGAGCATCGCTACATTGAGCTGTTTCTGAACTCAACAGCCAGTGGAGCCGCTGAGATTAGTGAGTTTTTATTAACTATTTAGATAAAGTATtaataaaagtagtaataaaagtataaagtacCTTTATAGTTTCACTCACATGGTCATCACGGTCAAATGAAGTTACGTCATCATTTTTACACTGACCTTTCTTTTCACAACCCTCTTAGGTCGTGGCGGCAGTGGTTACTACGGTAACTCTGGAGGGGGCGGAGGCTCACGGAGCAGTGGGCTGCGAGGTTcatactgatgatgtcatcgcaCTTTTCCAATCCATCCTGACTGTTTGTCTCGAGTCTCTTCAGGCCACATTCACTCGATTACTTTTTCTAAGCAGGAGAGCTGATCTGAGGTCAGTCGTTTTTATCGTGGAGTTGTACTAAAACTTCACCTCTGATACTAAAATAGACCAAATACGACCTGAACAAGcactattattatcattattattattattgttacacCATTCCTAAAAGCATTTGAAGAACAAAACAGCTCGTCAACATGAAGATGTCGGAGCTGTTGTAGGTGCTGAACATGGTTAAAGGGTCATAGGAGACTTCTTGTTtgtcatattttaaaaaggGTTGGTTATTGTAATACAGGTTTTTACGACTCACATGAAAGTAAGTTTTCTCAATTGATCTGATTAAGAGAAATCAAGCACCTTTTTTTCAGAGTTTGAATGGTATTGAGAGGGCAGTAACTGAATGTGTTGCGGTTTTTCGTGACTTTATTGGAATGCACTTTCATCGTCTCATCTCACTGTTGGCAGGAGACGTTCATTAGTGCAGAGGAGACATAATAACAGCTGTTGGATCTGATACAGGAAGGAATCATTTTGTGCCACTGCTCTGTTGAGGCCGAGCATGGTCACTGTAGCAGTAAGAAGCAACGTCAAAACGTTACAAGATAAGaatctttaaaaaattaa
Encoded proteins:
- the hnrnph3 gene encoding heterogeneous nuclear ribonucleoprotein H3 isoform X1, with protein sequence MRMSLNEEGYVVRIRGLPWSCTQEEVASFFSDCDIVGKVNGVCFTYSKEGRPSGEAFIELKTSEDFKNALAKDRKYMGHRYIEVFKSNRSEMDWVLKRSGPADYDSCSGCMLRLRGLPFGCSKEEIVQFFSGLRIVPNGITLPVDYQGRSTGEAFVQFASKEIAEKALGKHKERIGHRYIEIFKSSRNEIRAYYELPRRGMGGQRPGPYDRPMMGGARGGFFGPGPGRGGALMDTMRSGGGYGGGYSGFDSYNGFNNYCFGNGMFDERVRGERGGRGMGGHGYGGQSDVCSGFHSGHFVHMRGLPFRATEGDVAKFFSPLNPLRVHIDVAPNGKSTGEADVEFRSHEDAVAAMSKDKNHMQHRYIELFLNSTASGAAEISRGGSGYYGNSGGGGGSRSSGLRGSY
- the hnrnph3 gene encoding heterogeneous nuclear ribonucleoprotein H3 isoform X2, with amino-acid sequence MSLNEEGYVVRIRGLPWSCTQEEVASFFSDCDIVGKVNGVCFTYSKEGRPSGEAFIELKTSEDFKNALAKDRKYMGHRYIEVFKSNRSEMDWVLKRSGPADYDSCSGCMLRLRGLPFGCSKEEIVQFFSGLRIVPNGITLPVDYQGRSTGEAFVQFASKEIAEKALGKHKERIGHRYIEIFKSSRNEIRAYYELPRRGMGGQRPGPYDRPMMGGARGGFFGPGPGRGGALMDTMRSGGGYGGGYSGFDSYNGFNNYCFGNGMFDERVRGERGGRGMGGHGYGGQSDVCSGFHSGHFVHMRGLPFRATEGDVAKFFSPLNPLRVHIDVAPNGKSTGEADVEFRSHEDAVAAMSKDKNHMQHRYIELFLNSTASGAAEISRGGSGYYGNSGGGGGSRSSGLRGSY